One part of the Arachidicoccus terrestris genome encodes these proteins:
- a CDS encoding 3-keto-disaccharide hydrolase — MRTIALHSSHACLSVTIEKLLIFPVLTFVMCNDSRNCSYGWFSVGNLYFFQRTISCLKRCQYDELFKTISSIWDVLFVFPTFDIENQTKTMNKTVYVLAATALMATSFNAMAQKPEDTEVYTPVPAVVTPGANNQDAPSDAIILFNGQNLGHWESVNNPGQPAGWDVANGILTVNKKAGNIQTKDKFEDYQLHIEWRIPADIEGEGQGRGNSGLFLASIGSGDAGYELQILDSYKNKTYTNGQAGSIYKQGVPLVNPARMPGEWQTYDVIWTAPRFNEDGSLKSPAKVTALFNGVLVQNDFILKGPTQYIGQPSYDKAAHGPSPIKLQAHGDASKPISFRNIWVRKL; from the coding sequence ATGAGAACTATAGCTTTGCATAGTTCTCATGCTTGTTTAAGTGTCACAATAGAAAAGCTCTTGATTTTTCCTGTATTAACATTTGTGATGTGCAATGACAGCAGAAATTGCTCATATGGTTGGTTTAGTGTTGGTAATCTGTATTTTTTTCAAAGAACTATATCGTGTTTAAAACGATGCCAATATGATGAACTATTCAAAACAATCAGTTCAATATGGGATGTTTTGTTTGTTTTTCCTACATTTGATATCGAAAATCAAACAAAAACTATGAACAAAACAGTCTATGTATTAGCCGCCACTGCACTAATGGCGACTTCATTTAACGCTATGGCACAAAAACCAGAAGATACAGAGGTTTATACACCTGTCCCTGCCGTTGTTACTCCAGGGGCCAATAATCAGGATGCACCTTCTGACGCCATCATATTATTCAATGGTCAGAATCTTGGTCATTGGGAATCTGTTAACAATCCTGGCCAGCCGGCAGGCTGGGACGTGGCAAACGGCATTTTGACCGTAAATAAAAAGGCCGGAAACATTCAGACCAAAGATAAATTTGAAGATTACCAGCTTCATATTGAATGGCGGATTCCCGCTGATATTGAAGGTGAAGGGCAGGGTCGCGGAAACAGTGGTTTGTTTTTAGCTTCCATAGGTTCTGGTGACGCTGGGTATGAACTGCAAATCCTGGATTCATATAAGAATAAAACCTACACAAATGGCCAGGCTGGCTCCATTTATAAACAAGGGGTGCCGCTGGTGAATCCGGCACGTATGCCAGGTGAATGGCAGACATATGATGTGATTTGGACAGCTCCGAGATTCAATGAAGATGGTTCCCTTAAATCTCCTGCGAAAGTAACGGCGTTGTTCAATGGTGTACTGGTACAAAATGATTTCATTCTGAAAGGGCCTACTCAATATATAGGACAACCTTCTTATGATAAGGCTGCACACGGCCCAAGTCCTATTAAATTGCAGGCACATGGTGACGCTAGTAAACCAATTAGTTTCCGCAATATATGGGTTAGAAAGCTCTAA
- a CDS encoding UxaA family hydrolase, protein MSKRKVLQVHPKDNVLVALQDLQKGDTVTFGGNEYVLKDTVRAKHKFVTKDLETGGQVFMYGVLVGKAKQPIAKGEVINLGNLAHAASDFTIGERHLDWHQPDTTNFEGKHFMGYHRSDGRVGTANYWLVIPLVFCENKNLGKLEKALVEDLGYGKTETVDMQSVQLIDLYKNGKSVEEILSADLAHEVTAPKKERLFKNVDGIRFLSHTGGCGSTREDSDALCGLLAGYITHPNVAGATVLSLGCQHAQASILKAEIKKRAADFDKPLYILEQQKIGVTETFLSEALKQTFAGLMQANQNERQPASLSKLCIGLECGASDGFSGISANPAIGYTSDLIVAMGGSVILSEFPELCGVEQNLSDRCVDQKTAERFSYLMKTYNDRAVAVGSGFDMNPSPGNIRDGLITDAIKSAGAAKKGGTSPVTDVLDYPERQSKPGLNLLCTPGSDVESCTAEVGAGANIVLFTTGLGTPTGNPVAPVIKLATNTALAEKMPDIIDINTGTVIEGEETIEQAGARILDYVIDVASGRIEIAAERNRQYDFIPWKRGVSL, encoded by the coding sequence GTGAGTAAGAGAAAAGTTCTACAGGTACATCCCAAGGATAATGTACTAGTGGCACTGCAAGACCTGCAAAAGGGCGATACAGTGACCTTTGGAGGCAATGAATACGTGTTGAAAGACACGGTAAGAGCCAAGCACAAGTTTGTAACAAAAGACCTGGAAACAGGTGGACAGGTATTTATGTATGGTGTTTTGGTGGGTAAGGCCAAACAGCCGATAGCAAAGGGAGAAGTTATTAATCTCGGCAATTTGGCACATGCTGCTAGTGACTTTACCATTGGCGAGCGACATCTGGACTGGCACCAGCCCGATACCACGAACTTTGAGGGGAAGCATTTTATGGGCTATCATAGAAGTGACGGTCGGGTAGGAACGGCGAATTATTGGTTGGTCATCCCACTGGTGTTTTGTGAGAATAAGAATCTGGGGAAACTGGAAAAGGCACTGGTGGAAGATCTGGGTTATGGTAAAACAGAAACCGTCGATATGCAGTCTGTCCAACTCATCGATCTTTATAAAAACGGTAAAAGTGTTGAAGAAATCTTATCAGCGGATCTTGCCCATGAAGTTACAGCCCCTAAGAAAGAACGGCTCTTTAAAAATGTAGACGGTATCAGGTTTTTGAGTCATACCGGCGGTTGTGGCAGTACAAGGGAAGATTCAGATGCTTTATGTGGCCTGTTGGCAGGTTATATAACTCATCCTAATGTGGCTGGCGCAACCGTGCTCAGCCTTGGCTGTCAACATGCGCAGGCCAGCATCCTTAAGGCAGAAATTAAGAAGCGGGCTGCCGACTTTGATAAGCCTTTATATATACTTGAGCAACAGAAAATCGGTGTTACGGAGACTTTTTTAAGTGAAGCGCTAAAGCAGACTTTTGCCGGGCTTATGCAGGCCAATCAGAATGAAAGGCAACCTGCATCACTCAGTAAGCTATGCATCGGCCTTGAATGTGGTGCCAGTGATGGCTTTTCCGGTATTTCTGCCAATCCCGCCATCGGCTATACTTCGGATCTAATAGTAGCGATGGGCGGCTCTGTTATTCTTTCGGAATTCCCAGAACTCTGCGGTGTGGAACAAAACCTGAGTGATCGTTGTGTGGACCAGAAGACTGCGGAAAGGTTCTCTTATCTTATGAAAACATATAACGATCGGGCTGTTGCCGTCGGATCGGGATTTGATATGAATCCATCCCCTGGTAACATAAGAGACGGCCTGATTACTGATGCGATCAAATCAGCCGGTGCTGCGAAAAAAGGGGGTACGTCTCCGGTAACGGATGTGCTTGACTATCCTGAAAGGCAAAGCAAACCCGGACTCAATTTACTCTGCACACCCGGCAGTGATGTAGAATCCTGTACTGCTGAAGTAGGTGCAGGCGCCAATATCGTACTCTTTACTACAGGTTTAGGTACGCCTACCGGTAATCCGGTTGCCCCGGTCATTAAGCTGGCTACTAATACGGCGCTTGCAGAAAAAATGCCGGATATTATCGATATCAATACCGGTACCGTGATAGAAGGAGAGGAGACTATTGAACAGGCAGGAGCCCGCATCTTAGATTATGTCATTGATGTTGCCAGTGGCAGAATTGAGATTGCCGCTGAAAGGAATCGCCAGTATGACTTTATTCCTTGGAAAAGGGGCGTGTCGTTGTAG
- the cmk gene encoding (d)CMP kinase — protein sequence MEKIIITIDGYSSCGKSTLAKQLAKQLNYIFIDSGAMYRAITLYFLDNKVDIKDTAAIEAGLRQIKLKFVNNAATGQSDIWLNGENVEKAIRSMRVSNHVSDIATLEAVRHFAVAQQQAMGQKKGIVMDGRDIGTTVFPKAELKIFMTASIEVRTHRRYDELKAKFPDISLEEVKENLLKRDLIDSTRKISPLRQAKDAITLDNSRLSMPQQLDIATGWAEEILKKTQLATKNHQLR from the coding sequence ATGGAAAAGATCATCATTACGATAGACGGCTATTCTTCCTGCGGCAAAAGTACACTGGCTAAACAACTGGCTAAGCAGCTGAATTATATCTTTATAGACAGTGGAGCCATGTACCGGGCTATTACACTGTATTTTCTTGACAACAAAGTCGACATTAAGGATACTGCCGCCATTGAAGCAGGCCTGCGACAGATTAAGTTGAAATTTGTCAATAATGCGGCAACAGGGCAGTCTGATATATGGCTCAACGGAGAAAATGTGGAAAAAGCCATACGTTCCATGCGGGTCAGTAACCATGTCAGCGATATCGCCACCCTGGAGGCTGTTCGCCATTTTGCGGTCGCCCAGCAACAAGCAATGGGTCAAAAGAAAGGCATTGTGATGGATGGACGAGATATTGGCACGACTGTATTTCCCAAGGCTGAATTGAAGATCTTTATGACTGCTAGCATTGAAGTCCGGACCCACAGACGTTACGATGAGCTTAAAGCCAAATTTCCGGACATCTCACTGGAGGAAGTAAAAGAAAACCTGTTAAAAAGAGACTTAATCGACTCCACCCGAAAAATCAGCCCGCTTCGGCAGGCCAAAGATGCTATCACATTGGACAATTCCAGGCTTTCCATGCCGCAACAACTGGACATCGCCACAGGATGGGCAGAAGAGATATTAAAAAAAACGCAGCTAGCGACTAAAAACCATCAACTTAGATAA
- a CDS encoding SusC/RagA family TonB-linked outer membrane protein, which translates to MKTKIEEKGVRSILLLAFLLLISLGTYAQQQIVKGTIKDRQGNPVSGATIQLMNDRKVGTTSDGNGKFSLQVPQNAKQLEISNVGMQSQQVNIVTGRPIDVVLIPDIRNLDEVVVVGYQTVKRRDLTGAVSSVAGKDIAAAPVANAAQAIQGKLPGVSVVTQDGRPDASVAIRVRGGGSISQSNDPLILVDGISIGSLSDIPVDQIASIDVLKDASSTAIYGARGANGVILVTTKGAKAGKVAVTYNGYIKVNTPTKYLKAMDPYDYLKYVWANAAANGAAYQTVFEKLYGLGTQEGNNTGGLDSYKNTPLYDLQKKVYNSSVSHNHDITLSGGTDKTKLFFSGNFIDEQGMKLNSSYKRANISFKGSQKLFDNVDIHLDVRYTDVRDLGNEGTTNGSGSLLSSSYKFRPIAMNDILGDTNAIREGNMEQYGKNSTWDTYSSLSRIKDYDPLVMDQQLRGTIAMNWKIIKGLTYHTDFYYSKGWSQTKIWSGAVYNNYLDDATGEKLYAGAADYSKSDSWSDRWSNTLNYNTTFSDIHDINVLVGQEVSNSGGTALRISANHFPATFSKDNAFAMINQYDQAVGTMSFSSGISTPNRLLSYFGRINYSLMDRYLFTVTMRADGSSRFAPSRRWGYFPAAAAAWRISDENFMKKVSWLDELKLRASYGQVGNDGISSDLWSQLWTSETDRRWQYVIDNHYQAAYDLASEQMSNANLKWETTITRNLGLDFTLFHKRVQGTIDVYKNTTKDLLMLTSIPGITGFTSTYANIGQTSNKGIEISLSANIFSNKDWNITASGNINFNKGNVDQLAANVSGLYGTQWASTSTYPAADYILKVGSPVGLVRGLVYDGFYTTDDFDYAGGVYTLKQGVADVGSFIGPVHGVGASERPTGQIAYPGLARYKDINGDGIIDDQDLTVIGNTNPVHTGGFNLNVTYRSLDFGAYFNWSYGNDVYNVNKLASLYGYKESGVYENKLAILNHAYKIYDIQDGQLIRLSTPEQLEAANRKAKLPLAYNESGVSSSLGIEDGSFLRLNTVTLGYSLSKDFLHRIGLNSLRVYASVYNLLTITGYSGLDPEVNTNTAQGHAVYPTTGMDWGAYPRARSFVFGLNLNF; encoded by the coding sequence ATGAAAACAAAAATAGAAGAAAAAGGTGTCAGGTCAATATTGCTCCTCGCATTTTTACTGCTGATTAGTTTGGGGACTTATGCCCAGCAGCAAATCGTAAAGGGAACAATAAAAGATCGCCAGGGCAATCCTGTAAGCGGCGCAACCATTCAGTTGATGAATGACAGAAAAGTAGGGACGACCTCCGACGGGAATGGAAAATTCTCGCTGCAAGTGCCACAAAATGCAAAGCAGTTAGAGATCAGCAATGTAGGCATGCAATCTCAACAGGTGAATATCGTTACAGGGCGGCCCATAGATGTTGTTCTTATACCTGATATCAGGAATCTGGATGAGGTGGTCGTTGTGGGTTATCAGACCGTAAAAAGAAGGGATCTTACCGGTGCAGTATCTTCAGTCGCGGGCAAAGATATCGCAGCAGCCCCGGTAGCCAATGCGGCACAGGCTATACAGGGCAAATTACCAGGTGTAAGTGTGGTGACACAGGACGGCCGTCCTGACGCTTCTGTTGCAATCCGCGTGCGTGGTGGCGGATCTATCTCTCAGAGTAATGATCCATTGATACTGGTAGACGGTATCAGCATCGGTTCTCTGAGTGATATTCCGGTGGATCAGATTGCCAGTATTGATGTGTTAAAAGATGCGTCTTCCACAGCCATCTATGGTGCACGTGGCGCCAATGGTGTTATTCTGGTGACAACCAAGGGGGCGAAGGCTGGTAAGGTAGCTGTTACCTATAACGGATACATTAAAGTAAATACGCCCACTAAATATTTAAAGGCTATGGATCCATATGACTATCTAAAGTATGTTTGGGCAAATGCTGCCGCGAACGGCGCAGCTTATCAAACAGTATTTGAGAAGCTCTATGGCCTGGGCACTCAAGAAGGTAATAATACCGGAGGATTAGATAGTTATAAAAATACTCCTCTTTATGACTTGCAGAAGAAAGTGTACAACAGTTCTGTATCTCATAACCATGATATTACGTTGTCTGGTGGAACAGATAAAACAAAATTATTCTTTTCCGGTAATTTTATTGATGAACAAGGAATGAAGTTGAATTCATCCTATAAACGCGCCAATATCTCCTTTAAGGGCAGCCAGAAATTATTTGATAATGTAGATATCCATCTGGATGTCCGGTATACGGACGTACGTGACTTAGGAAATGAAGGAACTACAAATGGTAGCGGCTCCCTTCTATCTTCTTCGTATAAATTCCGTCCCATCGCCATGAATGATATACTGGGTGACACCAATGCTATACGCGAAGGCAATATGGAGCAATATGGAAAGAATTCTACTTGGGATACTTATAGTTCTTTAAGCCGAATTAAGGATTATGACCCCCTGGTCATGGATCAGCAGCTCCGGGGCACAATCGCGATGAACTGGAAGATCATTAAGGGATTGACCTATCACACAGATTTTTATTATAGCAAAGGCTGGAGTCAGACGAAGATATGGTCTGGAGCGGTCTACAATAATTATCTGGATGATGCAACGGGAGAAAAGTTGTATGCCGGGGCGGCGGATTACAGCAAATCAGACAGCTGGAGCGACCGGTGGTCCAATACGTTGAATTACAATACAACTTTTAGTGATATTCACGATATCAATGTGTTGGTAGGACAGGAAGTTTCCAACTCCGGTGGAACTGCATTGCGTATTTCCGCCAATCACTTCCCCGCAACATTTTCCAAGGATAACGCTTTCGCCATGATTAATCAATACGATCAGGCTGTCGGCACCATGTCTTTTTCCTCCGGTATCAGCACGCCTAATCGCCTGCTTTCCTATTTTGGAAGAATCAATTATAGTTTGATGGATCGTTATTTATTTACGGTGACGATGCGTGCAGACGGCTCTTCAAGATTTGCACCGTCACGCCGGTGGGGATATTTTCCGGCTGCTGCCGCCGCCTGGAGAATTTCAGATGAAAATTTTATGAAAAAAGTAAGTTGGCTCGATGAGCTTAAATTGAGAGCGTCCTATGGTCAGGTCGGAAACGATGGAATCAGTTCTGACCTGTGGTCACAATTGTGGACATCAGAGACGGACCGAAGGTGGCAATATGTCATTGATAATCATTATCAGGCCGCTTATGACCTCGCTTCTGAGCAGATGTCCAATGCTAATTTAAAATGGGAAACGACCATTACCCGAAATTTGGGTCTTGATTTTACGCTTTTTCATAAGCGCGTGCAGGGTACCATTGATGTATATAAGAACACGACCAAGGATCTGTTGATGCTCACCTCGATTCCCGGGATTACCGGCTTTACGTCCACCTACGCAAATATTGGCCAGACCAGCAATAAGGGCATCGAAATCTCCCTTTCAGCGAATATTTTCAGTAACAAAGACTGGAATATAACTGCAAGTGGCAATATCAACTTCAATAAGGGAAATGTAGATCAACTTGCCGCGAACGTCTCCGGACTTTATGGCACCCAATGGGCGAGTACCAGCACTTATCCGGCCGCCGATTATATCCTGAAGGTGGGCAGCCCAGTCGGCCTGGTCAGAGGATTGGTTTATGATGGCTTTTATACCACTGATGATTTTGACTATGCCGGAGGTGTTTATACTTTGAAGCAAGGCGTAGCAGATGTAGGGTCATTTATCGGACCTGTACATGGCGTAGGGGCTTCCGAGCGGCCGACAGGGCAGATTGCCTACCCGGGACTTGCCCGATATAAGGATATTAATGGAGATGGTATTATAGATGATCAGGATTTGACGGTCATCGGCAATACGAACCCGGTGCATACCGGTGGTTTTAATCTGAATGTAACTTACAGAAGCCTGGATTTTGGGGCTTATTTTAACTGGAGTTACGGCAATGATGTTTACAATGTCAATAAACTCGCTTCTTTGTATGGCTATAAGGAATCCGGTGTGTATGAAAATAAGCTGGCTATCCTGAATCATGCGTACAAAATTTATGATATCCAGGACGGCCAGCTAATACGCCTCAGTACGCCTGAACAATTAGAAGCGGCCAATAGAAAGGCAAAACTGCCTCTGGCTTACAATGAAAGTGGGGTCAGCTCTTCACTTGGTATCGAAGATGGGTCTTTTCTGCGCCTCAACACAGTGACATTGGGATATAGTTTGTCTAAAGATTTTTTGCATAGAATCGGGCTAAACAGCCTGAGAGTGTACGCAAGCGTTTATAACTTGCTGACCATCACTGGTTATTCTGGCCTAGATCCGGAAGTTAATACGAATACTGCGCAAGGACACGCTGTTTATCCGACAACAGGCATGGACTGGGGGGCTTATCCCCGGGCCAGATCTTTTGTCTTTGGGTTAAACCTTAATTTTTAA
- a CDS encoding RagB/SusD family nutrient uptake outer membrane protein has translation MKKIHNYILLAVFCLAFTQCKRYLDTSSPANTDDDFVTSTTSETFKTLSWCYANYRQNCANALYSWNDPIGSDAEMYPEQTSTNNLNAIMQADAMPVDAMAGPFNSLYSTLARAAKVAAIIAKKPAYQADVAAGKTTDWTQLYGEAMTIKAFCYFNLVRHFGDVPYGYENTYVEDYSLSSRFDIYDQLIESLKAVAPLMYTLGEGGITAERFSKTFAEALIGKMALYAGGYQTIRTDVKDLYGSVQFSTKGKDAHGCIYARRTDYLGYYKTAEEYLQKAIDDKGSAYLITSDERTYADNPFQRHFQYMNDLQVSPESLFEVGNIQGGQSGQTTTSEYPYAFGRPSAGGGSNAAPNKVFGAVRAVPVFYYNSYQKGDKRRDASITVTGSTGDGNEAILAFVPGSKLDGGIALNKWDDNRMNPPYTAAQRQSGINFPVMRMADVILMLAEVKSALNESSAAVALVNQIRERAFGNANHNLGALSGAALNDSIWQERKLEFFGEGIRRQDLIRSGEFSERAIAVRNEMTAMIDDLRANGYHKFADGKVISNYIWVKKVTLANPLTYDAPDMTDPALFPGWRGQYDWSTTSVSGKVKGTEHNLAIEGLFSFINPNSALAVSLEADGYTKVNWGIDLVNNQSSYDRNILSGIKTAQDPPRYFFPIPFETISKSNGKITNGYGLAQQ, from the coding sequence ATGAAAAAAATACATAATTATATACTGCTGGCTGTATTTTGTCTGGCATTTACCCAATGTAAACGCTATCTGGACACTTCATCACCTGCCAATACAGACGATGATTTTGTTACATCCACTACGTCAGAGACCTTTAAAACACTCTCCTGGTGTTATGCGAATTATCGTCAGAATTGTGCAAATGCGCTATACAGTTGGAATGATCCCATCGGTTCAGATGCTGAAATGTATCCTGAGCAGACTTCAACCAATAACTTAAACGCCATTATGCAAGCTGATGCAATGCCGGTAGATGCGATGGCCGGCCCTTTTAATAGTTTATACAGCACACTTGCCCGGGCAGCGAAAGTTGCGGCAATTATTGCAAAGAAACCGGCATATCAGGCGGATGTCGCGGCCGGTAAGACAACTGACTGGACACAGTTGTATGGAGAAGCAATGACCATAAAAGCATTTTGCTATTTTAATCTGGTCAGGCATTTTGGAGATGTCCCATACGGATATGAGAATACTTATGTCGAAGATTATTCATTAAGTTCACGTTTTGATATTTATGATCAGTTGATCGAGTCTCTGAAAGCAGTAGCGCCGCTGATGTATACTCTAGGCGAAGGAGGAATTACGGCTGAGCGGTTCTCAAAGACATTTGCCGAAGCCTTGATCGGAAAGATGGCATTGTATGCAGGCGGTTATCAGACCATTCGTACAGACGTTAAGGACTTGTATGGTTCAGTACAGTTTTCTACGAAAGGGAAAGATGCGCATGGATGCATTTATGCCCGTAGGACAGACTATTTAGGTTATTACAAAACAGCAGAAGAATATCTGCAAAAGGCCATAGACGATAAAGGATCTGCTTATCTTATTACATCCGATGAAAGAACTTATGCGGATAATCCGTTTCAGCGGCACTTTCAGTATATGAATGACCTGCAGGTAAGCCCTGAGTCTCTATTTGAGGTAGGTAATATTCAGGGAGGGCAGAGCGGTCAGACAACCACCAGTGAATATCCCTATGCATTTGGACGCCCTTCAGCCGGAGGTGGTTCTAATGCCGCTCCGAATAAAGTGTTTGGTGCAGTGCGTGCGGTGCCTGTATTCTATTATAACAGTTACCAGAAAGGAGATAAAAGAAGAGATGCCAGTATAACGGTTACCGGAAGCACTGGCGACGGTAACGAAGCCATACTGGCCTTTGTACCCGGATCTAAGCTTGATGGTGGTATTGCGCTGAATAAATGGGACGACAACCGCATGAATCCGCCATATACGGCCGCACAAAGGCAATCGGGAATTAACTTTCCGGTGATGAGGATGGCAGATGTCATACTGATGCTGGCAGAAGTTAAATCGGCATTGAATGAATCTTCAGCTGCTGTTGCGTTGGTCAATCAAATAAGGGAAAGAGCTTTTGGTAACGCTAATCACAATCTTGGAGCGCTATCAGGAGCGGCTTTGAATGATTCTATCTGGCAGGAGAGAAAACTGGAGTTCTTTGGTGAGGGAATACGTCGGCAGGACTTGATTCGCTCTGGAGAGTTCTCCGAAAGAGCTATAGCGGTGAGAAATGAAATGACTGCAATGATTGATGATTTACGTGCAAATGGATATCATAAGTTTGCAGACGGTAAGGTGATTTCCAATTATATTTGGGTCAAAAAAGTTACTTTGGCTAATCCATTGACCTATGATGCACCGGATATGACAGATCCCGCGCTGTTTCCAGGTTGGAGAGGCCAGTATGACTGGAGTACGACCAGTGTCAGTGGCAAGGTTAAAGGCACTGAGCATAACCTGGCTATCGAGGGATTATTTTCCTTTATTAATCCCAACAGTGCTCTGGCAGTCAGTCTTGAAGCCGACGGGTATACCAAGGTTAATTGGGGAATTGACCTGGTGAATAACCAGTCCAGTTATGACCGGAATATACTTTCGGGCATAAAGACAGCGCAGGATCCTCCTCGGTATTTCTTCCCGATTCCTTTTGAAACCATTAGTAAATCCAATGGAAAGATTACGAACGGCTATGGATTGGCTCAGCAATAG